One region of Aurantimonas sp. HBX-1 genomic DNA includes:
- a CDS encoding ABC transporter ATP-binding protein: protein MTPSTRFATEPSVSVKDLRIAFGAHPVIDRLDLDIGRGEFLVLLGPSGCGKSTLLNAIAGLLDVADGEIWISGRNVTWAEPKDRGIGMVFQSYALYPRMSVRQNLSFGLRVARLPKREIAARVEKAAALLQLEQLLERKPAELSGGQRQRVAIGRALVRQVEVFLFDEPLSNLDAKLRNELRIEIKKLHQQLGNTMVYVTHDQVEAMTLADRIAVMKGGVVQQIGPPQEIYRRPANRFVAGFIGSPAMNFFDGELVAAPGGGLSLALEGETLDAARYDFAVPPTNGQRVVLGVRPEHVAIGPVPPGHVAGRGRIEIVEPMGADTILWTRFAGQTFTIRAGGDAAVRVGEEIAFSFDLAAASLFDATTQDRL from the coding sequence ATGACCCCCTCCACCCGCTTCGCCACCGAGCCTTCGGTGTCCGTCAAGGATCTGCGGATCGCCTTCGGCGCGCATCCGGTCATCGACCGGCTCGACCTCGACATCGGCCGCGGCGAGTTCCTCGTCCTGCTCGGCCCCTCCGGCTGCGGCAAGTCCACCCTCCTCAACGCCATCGCCGGCCTGCTCGACGTCGCCGACGGCGAGATCTGGATCTCCGGCCGCAACGTCACCTGGGCCGAGCCGAAGGACCGCGGCATCGGCATGGTGTTCCAGTCCTACGCGCTCTATCCGCGCATGTCGGTGCGCCAGAACCTCTCCTTCGGCCTCCGCGTCGCCCGCCTGCCGAAGCGGGAGATCGCCGCCCGGGTGGAGAAGGCGGCGGCGCTGCTGCAGCTGGAGCAGCTGCTCGAACGCAAGCCCGCCGAACTCTCCGGCGGCCAGCGCCAGCGCGTCGCCATCGGCCGGGCGCTGGTGCGCCAGGTCGAGGTCTTCCTGTTCGACGAGCCGCTGTCGAATCTCGACGCAAAGCTGCGCAACGAGCTGCGGATCGAGATCAAGAAGCTGCACCAGCAGCTCGGCAACACCATGGTCTACGTCACCCACGACCAGGTCGAGGCGATGACGCTCGCCGACCGGATCGCGGTGATGAAGGGCGGCGTGGTGCAGCAGATCGGCCCGCCGCAGGAGATCTACCGGCGGCCCGCCAACCGCTTCGTCGCCGGCTTCATCGGCTCGCCGGCGATGAACTTCTTCGACGGCGAGCTCGTGGCCGCGCCCGGCGGCGGCCTGTCGCTGGCGCTGGAGGGCGAGACCCTCGACGCCGCGCGCTACGACTTCGCCGTGCCGCCGACGAATGGCCAGCGCGTCGTGCTCGGCGTCCGGCCAGAGCATGTCGCCATCGGGCCGGTGCCGCCCGGCCATGTCGCGGGCCGCGGCCGGATCGAGATCGTCGAGCCGATGGGCGCCGACACGATCCTGTGGACGCGATTCGCCGGCCAGACCTTCACCATCCGTGCCGGCGGCGACGCGGCCGTGCGGGTCGGCGAGGAGATCGCCTTCAGCTTCGACCTCGCCGCCGCATCGCTGTTCGACGCCACGACCCAGGACCGCCTCTAG